One window of the Pseudomonas lurida genome contains the following:
- a CDS encoding sodium:solute symporter, with protein sequence MALDLFVVLIYAAGMLVLGYYGMRRAKTHEDYLVAGRNLGPSLYMGTMAATVLGGASTVGTVRLGYVHGISGFWLCAALGMGIIALNLFLAKPLLKLKIFTVTQVLEKRYNPMARQASAVIMLAYALMIGVTSILAIGTVLQVLFGLPFWISVLLGGGVVVVYSTIGGMWSLTLTDIVQFVIKTVGLMFILLPICLYRVGGWDELVAKLPASSFSFTAIGWDTIITYFMIYFFGILIGQDIWQRVFTARDEKVAKYAGTFAGFYCILYGLACALIGMAAHVLIPDLDNVNNAFAAIVKMSLPDGIRGLVIAAALAAMMSTASAGLLAASTVLTEDLLPRLRGGKQSSLAVNRLFTMLTGIAVLGIALVVSDVISALTLAYNLLVGGMLIPLIGAIFWKRATTSGAITSMTLGFVTALVFMFKDGLDANTPIYYSLAIGLVSFVLVSLLSRRPEGVAARAA encoded by the coding sequence ATGGCTTTGGATTTATTCGTCGTACTCATCTACGCCGCCGGCATGCTCGTGCTCGGCTATTACGGCATGCGCCGCGCCAAGACCCACGAGGACTACCTGGTAGCCGGGCGAAACCTCGGCCCGTCGCTGTACATGGGCACTATGGCCGCCACGGTCTTGGGCGGCGCGTCCACCGTCGGCACCGTGCGCCTGGGCTACGTGCATGGCATCTCCGGCTTCTGGCTGTGTGCCGCGCTGGGCATGGGCATCATTGCGCTAAACCTGTTCCTGGCCAAGCCGCTGTTGAAGCTGAAGATCTTCACCGTGACCCAGGTCCTCGAAAAACGCTACAACCCCATGGCCCGACAGGCCAGCGCCGTGATCATGCTGGCCTACGCGCTGATGATCGGCGTGACCTCGATCCTGGCCATCGGGACCGTGCTGCAAGTGCTGTTCGGCCTGCCGTTCTGGATCTCGGTATTGCTCGGCGGTGGTGTCGTGGTGGTGTACTCGACCATTGGCGGCATGTGGTCGCTGACCCTGACCGATATCGTGCAGTTCGTGATCAAGACCGTCGGCCTGATGTTCATCCTGCTGCCGATCTGCCTGTACCGCGTTGGCGGCTGGGACGAGCTGGTGGCCAAGCTGCCCGCGTCGAGCTTCAGCTTCACCGCGATCGGCTGGGACACGATCATCACCTACTTCATGATCTACTTCTTCGGCATCCTGATCGGCCAGGACATCTGGCAGCGGGTATTCACCGCGCGTGACGAAAAGGTCGCCAAGTATGCAGGCACGTTCGCCGGCTTCTACTGCATCCTCTACGGCCTGGCGTGTGCACTGATCGGCATGGCCGCGCACGTGCTGATCCCGGACCTGGATAACGTCAACAACGCATTCGCAGCCATTGTGAAAATGTCGCTGCCCGACGGCATCCGTGGCCTGGTGATCGCCGCTGCTCTCGCGGCGATGATGTCCACCGCCAGCGCCGGCCTCCTCGCCGCCTCCACCGTGCTGACCGAAGACCTGCTGCCGCGCCTGCGTGGCGGCAAACAGTCGAGCCTGGCCGTCAACCGCCTGTTCACGATGCTGACCGGTATTGCCGTGCTGGGGATCGCATTGGTGGTGAGCGACGTGATCAGCGCACTCACCCTGGCGTACAACCTGCTGGTGGGCGGTATGTTGATCCCGCTGATCGGCGCGATCTTCTGGAAACGCGCGACGACATCGGGTGCGATCACCTCCATGACCCTGGGCTTTGTGACGGCGCTGGTGTTTATGTTCAAGGATGGCTTGGATGCAAACACGCCGATCTACTACAGCCTGGCGATTGGCTTGGTGAGTTTTGTGCTGGTGAGCTTGCTGTCGCGCCGACCAGAGGGCGTGGCGGCTCGCGCGGCTTGA
- a CDS encoding NAD(P)-dependent oxidoreductase codes for MLLSSVPPVAASLIATTGNILHIAPASRGWKARAPDNVVFLPPTIGKQALLIQIGLLRPSMMIVGGQAIDADVIEQWRISHPFGDLHLIRRGNSLDNVRLNLCESKGIRVGNTPGVEASHIAVYIAHWLKRADGSLPPDICVLGYGNVGKELVKRLLDRDPEVRVKVVDRHGRSAGNINSRVSFVEDWSEALEGACAVPLCLSLKGDAAYRIERALIQRMDKVARLVCVSKPDIFSDDALQTLAIAEHTQLVLDCAPGALDAFRMRTQALGCSVSTWRKPATLTTHAATTEACQCDLDCAVSVQLSLKALHGIVRRKRAQSLMIPAQHASADAPCVSIIGRGINGLLQALMFRLANYRVTVYEGSQANDGVGRGSVMTTANAQHDDYLLLANRYLTDEFNGVGIELFEKLLADNPSIDASADGLESSCFLAGITSLLLRSGVEFLPQHLGLVQIAELSREQFVITAQGGGALDGISIVHCVASNLIVDGATYSECITLGLIWACLVQEIIQVKAAASSALYQ; via the coding sequence ATGTTGCTCTCTTCAGTTCCGCCCGTCGCCGCGTCACTTATCGCCACAACCGGCAATATTCTGCATATCGCACCGGCCTCGAGGGGTTGGAAGGCACGGGCGCCCGATAACGTCGTGTTTCTTCCCCCGACGATCGGCAAACAGGCACTGCTTATCCAGATCGGGCTCTTGCGTCCATCGATGATGATTGTCGGCGGCCAAGCCATCGATGCCGATGTCATTGAGCAATGGCGTATATCCCACCCTTTTGGGGACCTCCATTTAATCCGCAGAGGCAACAGCCTGGATAACGTACGGCTGAATTTGTGCGAGTCCAAGGGTATCCGAGTCGGCAACACGCCAGGGGTTGAAGCGTCGCATATCGCTGTCTATATCGCGCACTGGTTGAAGCGGGCCGATGGCTCCCTACCTCCTGATATCTGTGTGCTGGGATACGGCAATGTGGGTAAAGAGCTTGTCAAACGCTTACTTGATCGTGATCCGGAGGTCCGGGTCAAAGTAGTGGATAGACACGGCCGTTCAGCGGGCAATATTAACAGTCGAGTGTCATTCGTGGAGGACTGGTCCGAGGCGCTGGAGGGGGCCTGTGCTGTCCCCCTTTGCTTATCCCTGAAGGGTGACGCCGCTTATCGCATTGAGAGAGCCCTGATTCAGCGTATGGACAAAGTCGCTCGCCTGGTCTGTGTCTCCAAACCGGATATCTTCAGTGATGACGCGTTGCAAACCCTGGCAATTGCCGAACACACCCAGCTTGTACTGGACTGTGCCCCCGGGGCATTGGATGCATTTCGGATGCGCACGCAAGCGCTCGGTTGCAGTGTCTCCACCTGGCGTAAGCCCGCGACGCTGACTACACACGCGGCCACCACCGAAGCTTGCCAGTGCGACCTAGATTGCGCCGTTTCAGTGCAGTTGAGCTTGAAGGCCTTGCACGGCATAGTCAGGCGCAAGCGCGCGCAGTCATTGATGATCCCCGCCCAGCACGCCTCTGCCGATGCGCCCTGCGTCTCCATCATCGGTCGAGGTATCAACGGCCTGCTGCAAGCCTTGATGTTCCGCCTGGCAAATTATCGGGTCACAGTATACGAGGGAAGTCAGGCCAACGATGGAGTCGGTCGAGGGTCTGTGATGACGACTGCCAATGCGCAGCATGACGATTACCTACTGCTCGCGAATCGGTATTTGACTGACGAGTTCAACGGCGTAGGCATCGAGCTGTTTGAAAAGCTCCTGGCGGACAATCCTTCGATTGATGCATCAGCAGACGGTCTGGAATCCAGCTGTTTCCTGGCTGGGATTACGTCGCTGTTGCTCCGGTCTGGGGTTGAATTCCTTCCCCAGCATCTGGGCCTGGTGCAAATTGCAGAGCTGAGCAGGGAGCAGTTCGTGATCACTGCGCAGGGGGGAGGGGCGCTGGATGGAATTTCGATAGTCCATTGCGTCGCATCCAACCTGATTGTGGACGGGGCAACATATTCCGAGTGCATAACACTTGGGTTGATCTGGGCCTGCCTGGTCCAGGAAATCATCCAGGTAAAAGCTGCTGCGAGTTCGGCACTGTATCAATGA